One part of the Anaerotruncus rubiinfantis genome encodes these proteins:
- a CDS encoding C4-dicarboxylate TRAP transporter substrate-binding protein: MKGIKNIVSILLVICIAMGLLAGCGGSAAPSAAAPASSATASGAASAPAAPASSATASGAASAPAAPSADRQKITLKIGGGHPSNTMAYTAVCQDFFQSEISRRCAEETNYDIEWIEAYGGTIAKLAECLTACQQGLLDVMCSSYSFDNKKLFLMNMPYYIPFSSPDPVTVTQAARKTVDQFPEIYENLWSTYNQKFLAFGPTGRYELITNFPVNSLSDLSGHKIAAAGANLPWLDAGNSIPVQSNLNEAYTSIQTGVYEGWVMWPDSSYRYKLHEVAPYYTFVGFGAMPIQGISINLDVWNKLDPSVQKIFTEVAAEYEVKSAETAKQWDEEATEEMKAAGVTVTDLPAADVEKWIESLPNIPQEKADEATQMGYPGVEIFNAYIAAQKELGYTYPREWVIE; this comes from the coding sequence ATGAAAGGCATCAAGAATATCGTCAGCATCCTGTTGGTTATCTGCATCGCAATGGGCCTGCTTGCCGGATGCGGCGGCAGCGCCGCTCCAAGCGCGGCGGCTCCGGCATCCTCCGCAACAGCCTCCGGCGCTGCTTCCGCGCCCGCGGCTCCGGCATCCTCCGCAACAGCCTCCGGCGCTGCTTCCGCGCCCGCGGCGCCCTCGGCCGACCGGCAGAAGATCACTTTAAAGATCGGCGGCGGCCATCCGTCAAACACAATGGCCTATACCGCGGTCTGTCAGGATTTTTTCCAGTCGGAAATTTCCCGGCGCTGCGCGGAGGAAACCAACTACGACATCGAATGGATCGAAGCCTACGGCGGGACCATCGCGAAGCTCGCGGAATGCCTGACCGCCTGCCAGCAGGGCCTGCTCGATGTCATGTGCAGTTCCTACTCCTTTGACAACAAGAAGCTGTTCCTGATGAACATGCCATATTATATCCCGTTCTCCTCTCCGGACCCGGTGACCGTAACCCAGGCCGCCCGCAAAACGGTCGACCAGTTCCCGGAAATCTATGAAAATCTTTGGAGCACCTACAACCAGAAATTTCTGGCGTTCGGCCCGACCGGCCGCTACGAGCTCATCACCAACTTCCCGGTCAATTCCCTCAGCGACCTGAGTGGGCATAAAATCGCGGCGGCGGGCGCGAACCTGCCGTGGCTGGACGCGGGCAACTCGATCCCAGTGCAGTCGAACCTCAACGAGGCGTATACCTCGATCCAGACCGGCGTTTATGAAGGCTGGGTCATGTGGCCGGATTCCTCCTATCGCTACAAGCTGCACGAGGTTGCGCCATATTACACCTTTGTGGGCTTTGGCGCAATGCCGATTCAGGGTATCTCGATCAACCTGGATGTTTGGAACAAGCTTGACCCGTCGGTTCAGAAGATCTTTACAGAAGTAGCCGCCGAGTATGAGGTCAAGTCCGCGGAAACCGCGAAACAGTGGGATGAAGAGGCAACCGAGGAAATGAAAGCCGCTGGCGTTACGGTCACCGACCTGCCCGCGGCGGATGTCGAAAAATGGATTGAAAGCCTGCCCAACATCCCGCAGGAAAAGGCGGATGAAGCGACCCAGATGGGTTATCCGGGCGTGGAGATCTTCAACGCCTATATCGCCGCGCAGAAGGAACTGGGCTATACCTACCCGCGCGAGTGGGTTATCGAGTAA
- a CDS encoding SDR family NAD(P)-dependent oxidoreductase, with translation MSVYGTSETIFSVRGRKALVTGGTKGLGREMVTCLLENGCDVFAVSRHVDGNDDLKALAEENGCKIHFYACDVTVTEKVVEMAAKAVQTMGRIDILINSAGINIIKFLTEMDDESWDKVLNLNLRSVFIVTREVAKVMKAQKYGRIINLSSMKSVFGTSEQGYTAYCASKGAINMLTKQIACELAADNITVNAIAPTFIRTAINAHQLDNPDFRKALEARIPVGRVGQFKDLMGLLLLFASDASEFITGQTVLLDGGIAARQ, from the coding sequence ATGAGCGTCTATGGAACCAGCGAAACAATTTTCAGCGTCAGGGGGAGGAAAGCGCTTGTGACCGGCGGCACCAAGGGGCTGGGCAGGGAGATGGTGACCTGCCTTTTGGAAAATGGGTGTGATGTGTTTGCCGTGAGCCGGCACGTGGACGGGAACGATGATTTGAAGGCGCTTGCAGAGGAAAACGGCTGCAAGATCCATTTTTACGCATGCGATGTGACCGTGACCGAAAAGGTTGTGGAAATGGCAGCAAAGGCCGTCCAAACCATGGGACGGATCGATATTCTCATCAATTCAGCCGGAATCAACATCATCAAATTCCTCACTGAAATGGATGACGAATCCTGGGACAAAGTCCTCAATCTCAACCTGCGCTCGGTCTTTATCGTCACCCGCGAGGTGGCCAAGGTGATGAAAGCGCAGAAATACGGCAGGATCATCAACCTCTCCTCAATGAAAAGTGTCTTTGGGACCTCTGAGCAGGGATATACCGCCTACTGTGCGTCCAAGGGCGCCATCAATATGCTTACCAAGCAGATCGCCTGCGAATTGGCGGCGGACAACATCACCGTCAACGCGATCGCCCCCACCTTTATCCGCACTGCCATCAACGCGCACCAGCTTGACAATCCGGATTTCCGAAAAGCGCTTGAAGCGCGCATCCCGGTCGGCAGGGTGGGGCAGTTTAAGGATTTGATGGGACTGCTTTTGCTGTTCGCATCCGACGCGTCCGAATTTATCACCGGGCAGACGGTGCTGCTCGACGGCGGGATTGCAGCCAGGCAGTAG
- a CDS encoding sugar phosphate isomerase/epimerase family protein: protein MKKMKQIVHTWMFGDSPLEENTASLARVGADGADLSITYEGRHTTEQALRKLDIQRIMADSGLKVMAVTPLYMHPDLELCHPDERVRQIAIDFSKAGADIAAQAGCDRMLISPSWISVRHQYYRCYEDDWKQAVDSLRIIAEYAGKQGVSLMIEPINRYRVSLVHTVEEGLRMMREVDMPKVGLVPDIFHMNMEEPLPLAQTLREANGHLLCLHIGDNNRKTPGGGYLDWKPILQAISDMDMEIPLSHEPVFLYFSEQKVAQDQSCRKFFEDHLANGIRHLNAVMEA, encoded by the coding sequence ATGAAAAAGATGAAACAGATCGTGCACACCTGGATGTTCGGGGATTCCCCGCTCGAAGAGAATACCGCCAGCCTTGCGCGCGTTGGCGCGGATGGCGCGGATCTGAGCATCACCTATGAAGGCAGGCACACCACCGAACAAGCGCTCCGAAAGCTGGATATCCAGCGGATCATGGCGGACAGCGGCCTTAAAGTGATGGCGGTGACCCCGCTGTATATGCATCCGGATCTGGAGCTCTGTCATCCGGATGAAAGAGTCCGGCAGATTGCGATTGATTTTTCCAAAGCGGGCGCGGACATCGCCGCGCAGGCGGGCTGCGACCGTATGCTCATTTCCCCGAGCTGGATCTCGGTGCGCCATCAATATTACCGCTGCTATGAGGACGACTGGAAGCAGGCGGTGGATTCGCTGCGCATAATCGCGGAATACGCGGGAAAGCAGGGCGTTTCGCTGATGATCGAACCGATCAACCGCTATCGGGTCAGCCTGGTACATACGGTGGAGGAGGGCCTGCGGATGATGCGCGAGGTGGATATGCCCAAGGTTGGTCTGGTGCCGGATATTTTCCATATGAACATGGAGGAGCCGCTCCCGCTCGCGCAGACCCTGAGAGAAGCGAATGGGCATCTGCTCTGTCTGCATATCGGGGACAACAACCGGAAAACTCCGGGCGGCGGCTACCTCGACTGGAAGCCCATCCTCCAGGCAATTTCCGATATGGACATGGAGATTCCACTCTCCCATGAGCCGGTATTTCTCTATTTCAGCGAGCAGAAGGTTGCGCAGGACCAGTCCTGCCGCAAATTCTTCGAGGATCACCTCGCAAACGGAATCCGTCATCTGAACGCCGTTATGGAGGCGTAA